The following proteins come from a genomic window of Natrinema saccharevitans:
- a CDS encoding ribose 1,5-bisphosphate isomerase: MVDAEPAVVPAVESTADAIATMEIRGAATIADAAAAALATQAEESRVETPAAFRRGLRAAARTLYETRPTAVSLPNALRYVLRGADGDTVGELRASTIDRAESFRRDLEHARETLGGIGANRLRDGDVVLTHCHSTDALACVEAALEDGTALEAIVKETRPRKQGHITAAQLREWGVPVTLIVDGAARRYLDAADHVLVGADSIAADGSVINKIGTSGLAVTARERGVPVMVAAQTIKLHPDTLTGHTVAIETRDEREVLSDEERASLRSSDAPDGSAGEPGSEGGLTVENPAFDVTPPRYVDAIVTERGQFPPESIVTLMRELFGDTTDEPWAE; encoded by the coding sequence ATGGTCGATGCCGAACCGGCGGTCGTGCCGGCCGTCGAATCCACCGCCGACGCCATCGCCACGATGGAGATCCGGGGGGCGGCGACGATCGCCGACGCGGCCGCGGCGGCGCTGGCGACCCAGGCCGAGGAGAGTCGGGTCGAGACGCCGGCGGCGTTTCGCCGCGGGCTTCGGGCCGCCGCCCGAACCCTCTACGAAACCCGTCCGACCGCGGTCAGTCTGCCGAACGCGCTCCGATACGTGCTTCGGGGAGCCGACGGCGACACCGTCGGCGAGTTACGGGCGTCGACGATCGACCGCGCGGAGTCGTTCCGTCGCGACCTCGAACACGCCCGGGAGACCCTCGGCGGAATCGGTGCCAACCGGTTGCGGGACGGCGACGTCGTCCTGACTCACTGTCACTCGACGGACGCGCTGGCCTGTGTCGAGGCCGCCCTCGAGGACGGGACGGCCCTCGAGGCGATCGTCAAGGAGACCCGGCCCCGCAAGCAGGGTCACATCACGGCCGCGCAGTTGCGCGAGTGGGGGGTGCCGGTAACGCTGATCGTCGACGGGGCGGCCCGGCGGTACCTGGACGCGGCCGACCACGTGCTGGTCGGGGCCGACAGCATCGCGGCCGACGGGAGCGTGATCAACAAGATCGGAACTAGCGGACTGGCGGTGACCGCCCGAGAACGCGGCGTGCCGGTGATGGTCGCGGCGCAGACGATCAAACTGCACCCGGACACGCTGACGGGCCACACCGTCGCGATCGAGACCCGCGACGAGCGCGAGGTGCTGTCGGACGAGGAGCGCGCGTCGCTCCGCTCGAGCGACGCGCCGGACGGGTCGGCCGGCGAGCCGGGAAGCGAGGGCGGGCTGACCGTCGAAAACCCCGCGTTCGACGTGACGCCCCCGCGGTACGTCGACGCGATCGTCACCGAGCGCGGTCAGTTCCCGCCCGAGAGCATCGTGACGCTCATGCGAGAACTGTTCGGCGACACGACCGACGAGCCCTGGGCGGAGTGA
- a CDS encoding DUF5812 family protein, whose translation MTERTGTFVVTHAEPDSAVVRDVQTAQVHTLASNPGLEVHDVLEATVAPEPPMEVTWEVIEVDDRRSIEVVDSDLEPTTYEKELAADAEIGDLVQEERAGTGEIHVFRVPGDEVAAAAADVLADEETIARAARLEAVRVEVRSAADEGVLSVRYLPD comes from the coding sequence ATGACCGAACGAACCGGCACGTTCGTCGTGACCCACGCCGAGCCCGACTCGGCGGTCGTCCGCGACGTCCAGACCGCACAGGTACACACCCTCGCGTCCAACCCCGGCCTCGAGGTCCACGACGTCCTCGAGGCGACCGTCGCCCCCGAACCGCCCATGGAAGTCACCTGGGAGGTGATCGAGGTCGACGACCGGCGCTCGATCGAGGTGGTCGACAGCGACCTCGAGCCGACCACCTACGAGAAAGAGCTCGCGGCCGACGCCGAGATCGGCGACCTCGTCCAGGAGGAGCGGGCCGGCACCGGCGAGATCCACGTCTTCCGGGTTCCCGGCGACGAGGTCGCGGCCGCCGCCGCCGACGTCCTCGCGGACGAGGAGACGATCGCCCGTGCCGCCCGGCTCGAGGCGGTCCGAGTAGAGGTCCGGTCGGCGGCCGACGAGGGCGTGCTGAGCGTTCGGTACCTGCCGGACTGA
- the secF gene encoding protein translocase subunit SecF, translated as MGYFDVPEIDYTRYSNRQLAAVPLAVLAVALLVLSGAFLAYGTPVPLGMDFAGGTELTVQTTTAEGDIGAAFDEQPESVTGTGSENQYIVQFSSTDSQALSDQAEENLEQDGSAEVVQSVSATSASFGQGSQQTAMLGLVIAFVGMSAIAFLLFRTFVPSIAIVISAFSDLMIPLAFMRLAGIPLSLGTVAGLLMLIGYSVDSDILLNNHVLRRSGDFYESTHRAMRTGVTMTVTSMVAMLVMAVSAYIFGIGLLASIGTILFVGLAADLLNTYMLNLSLLRWYKFEGVRS; from the coding sequence ATGGGGTATTTCGACGTACCGGAGATCGATTACACCCGGTACAGCAATCGCCAGCTCGCAGCGGTTCCGCTGGCGGTTCTCGCGGTCGCACTGCTCGTGTTAAGCGGCGCGTTCCTCGCGTACGGAACGCCGGTGCCGCTGGGCATGGACTTCGCCGGCGGGACGGAGCTGACCGTCCAGACGACGACGGCGGAAGGCGACATCGGGGCGGCGTTCGACGAACAGCCCGAGTCCGTGACCGGAACGGGAAGCGAGAACCAGTACATCGTCCAGTTCTCCTCGACCGACTCGCAGGCCCTGAGCGATCAGGCCGAGGAAAACCTCGAGCAAGACGGGAGCGCCGAGGTCGTCCAGTCGGTGTCGGCGACATCGGCGAGCTTCGGTCAGGGTAGTCAGCAGACGGCCATGCTCGGACTCGTCATCGCGTTCGTCGGCATGAGCGCGATCGCGTTCCTGCTCTTTCGAACGTTCGTACCCTCGATCGCGATCGTCATCTCCGCGTTTTCCGATCTGATGATCCCGCTCGCGTTCATGCGGCTGGCCGGCATTCCGCTCTCGCTGGGCACCGTCGCCGGCCTCCTGATGCTCATCGGGTACTCCGTCGACTCCGACATCCTGTTGAACAACCACGTCCTGCGCCGGAGCGGTGACTTCTACGAGAGTACCCACCGCGCGATGCGGACCGGCGTCACGATGACGGTCACGTCGATGGTTGCGATGCTCGTCATGGCCGTCTCGGCGTATATCTTCGGTATCGGCCTGCTGGCGTCGATCGGGACCATCCTGTTCGTCGGCCTCGCCGCCGACCTGCTGAACACCTACATGTTGAACCTGAGCCTGCTTCGCTGGTACAAGTTCGAGGGGGTCCGCTCATGA
- a CDS encoding preprotein translocase subunit SecD, protein MSPIGAIKGNWRVLLLVAFLAFAVVALFIPGGIVADDGLASDSVDSGPTNLEFGLGLDGGTRIRVPVAGMTAEDIDTGAVSDDGQVDQERIDGVESTLQSELDLDQADVSVDVRDDGTVTAEVFNDNVSESEFAAALQAADVDASEDAIRDGVTQGTRDEMIRTIQTKINAAGLSGGTAYESTTVGGQHYIVVEVPNMDADELRTILSERGQVEVVAYYPDGNETQTNQTVLRGENIVEVDPPEQNQRGSGYFVPVQVGEDAAPGFQQQMVDLGFTTEGRGQCSLSGDGESVDFDHEGQQYCLLTVVDDEVVDAHSMGDLADPMNDGSWENDPTFQMGAPGQEQAQSLSVNLRAGSLRAPLDFSEEQIYSIEPGHADQFKQYSLLIGLLSVLTVSGVVYARYTDTRVALPMIVTAMAEVVILLGFAAVIRMPLDLSHVAGFIAVVGTGVDDLVIIADEVMDEGDVSSERVFQSRFRKAFWVIGAAAATTVVALSPLAVLSLGDLRGFAIITILGVFIGVLITRPAYGDILRRLLTDR, encoded by the coding sequence ATGAGTCCGATCGGCGCGATCAAGGGCAACTGGCGCGTCCTCCTGCTCGTGGCGTTTCTCGCGTTCGCCGTCGTCGCGCTCTTTATCCCCGGCGGGATCGTCGCCGACGACGGCCTCGCCAGTGACAGCGTCGACAGCGGGCCGACGAACCTCGAGTTCGGGCTCGGACTCGATGGCGGGACCCGGATCCGGGTCCCGGTCGCGGGCATGACCGCGGAGGACATCGACACCGGCGCGGTCAGCGACGACGGGCAGGTCGATCAGGAGCGGATCGACGGCGTCGAGTCGACGCTCCAGAGCGAACTCGACCTCGATCAGGCGGACGTCAGCGTCGACGTCCGGGACGACGGGACCGTCACCGCCGAGGTGTTCAACGACAACGTCAGCGAATCGGAGTTCGCCGCGGCGTTGCAGGCGGCCGACGTCGACGCCTCCGAAGACGCCATCCGCGACGGCGTCACCCAGGGCACCCGCGACGAGATGATCAGGACGATCCAGACGAAGATCAACGCCGCGGGCCTCTCCGGCGGGACGGCCTACGAGTCGACGACGGTTGGCGGCCAACACTACATCGTCGTCGAGGTCCCCAACATGGACGCCGACGAGCTCCGGACCATCCTCTCGGAGCGCGGCCAGGTCGAGGTCGTCGCCTACTATCCGGACGGGAACGAGACCCAGACGAACCAGACGGTCCTGCGGGGCGAAAACATCGTCGAGGTCGATCCGCCGGAACAGAACCAGCGCGGCTCGGGCTACTTCGTTCCCGTCCAGGTCGGCGAAGACGCCGCACCGGGATTCCAACAGCAGATGGTCGATCTCGGATTCACGACCGAGGGACGGGGGCAGTGCAGCCTCAGCGGCGACGGTGAGAGCGTCGACTTCGATCACGAGGGCCAGCAGTACTGTCTGCTGACCGTCGTGGACGACGAAGTCGTCGACGCCCACTCGATGGGCGATCTCGCCGACCCGATGAACGACGGGAGCTGGGAGAACGACCCGACGTTCCAGATGGGCGCACCGGGCCAGGAACAGGCCCAGTCGCTGTCGGTTAACCTTCGGGCGGGGAGCCTGCGCGCGCCGCTTGACTTCAGTGAGGAACAGATCTACTCGATCGAGCCCGGCCACGCCGACCAGTTCAAACAGTACTCGCTGCTGATCGGGCTGCTCTCGGTCCTCACCGTCAGCGGCGTCGTCTACGCCCGATACACCGACACCCGCGTCGCCCTGCCGATGATCGTCACGGCCATGGCCGAAGTGGTCATTCTGCTCGGCTTCGCGGCGGTGATACGCATGCCGCTTGATCTCTCCCACGTCGCCGGGTTCATCGCCGTCGTGGGGACCGGGGTCGACGACCTCGTGATCATCGCCGACGAGGTGATGGACGAGGGCGACGTCAGCTCCGAACGGGTCTTCCAATCCCGGTTCCGCAAGGCGTTCTGGGTCATCGGGGCCGCCGCCGCGACAACCGTCGTCGCCCTCTCGCCGCTCGCAGTCCTCAGCCTCGGCGACCTCCGCGGGTTCGCCATCATCACCATCCTCGGCGTGTTCATCGGGGTCCTCATCACCCGACCCGCCTACGGGGACATCCTGCGACGCCTGCTGACCGACCGCTGA
- a CDS encoding DUF7114 family protein translates to MENADSCRRAAAEAVADVEPPQLHEYLESVLDRASMVPATLTLESAAAMATDGHGFDEQYDHGVADEATADRDRSSGSDHDVVTHAAGVQLIYEGLRLTRALAHDEPWTKSDADAGEADLAILAADILVARGFYLLARTEAAGTAVRTVQSFGRDQTRRADLAAGDDPDPTAAIDEGDPAAIDANLERDVLELAVRTGAVAVGETPSPRLLALAENLADAAGTSFPAVEDCLTDLGPSVSDRSLEDHATDRATSATDP, encoded by the coding sequence ATGGAGAATGCCGACAGCTGTCGGCGTGCCGCCGCCGAGGCCGTCGCGGACGTCGAACCACCACAGCTACACGAGTATCTCGAATCCGTTCTCGATCGGGCGTCGATGGTACCCGCGACGCTCACGCTCGAGAGCGCCGCTGCGATGGCCACCGATGGCCACGGCTTCGACGAACAGTACGATCACGGGGTGGCCGACGAGGCGACCGCCGATCGGGACCGTTCGTCCGGCAGTGACCACGACGTCGTCACCCACGCGGCCGGCGTCCAACTCATCTACGAGGGACTGCGACTGACGCGGGCGCTCGCCCACGACGAACCCTGGACGAAAAGTGACGCCGACGCGGGCGAGGCCGACCTCGCGATCCTGGCTGCCGACATCCTCGTCGCGCGAGGCTTTTACCTGCTGGCTCGCACCGAGGCCGCCGGCACGGCCGTCCGCACCGTCCAGTCGTTCGGCCGCGACCAGACCCGTCGGGCCGACCTCGCGGCGGGCGACGATCCCGATCCGACCGCCGCGATCGACGAGGGCGATCCCGCGGCGATCGACGCCAACCTCGAGCGCGACGTCCTCGAACTCGCGGTCCGGACCGGAGCCGTCGCCGTCGGCGAAACCCCCTCGCCGCGGCTGCTGGCCCTCGCCGAGAACCTCGCCGACGCCGCCGGCACCTCGTTTCCCGCCGTCGAGGACTGTCTCACCGATCTCGGGCCGTCGGTCTCCGACCGCTCGCTCGAGGACCACGCGACCGACCGGGCGACGTCGGCGACCGATCCCTGA
- a CDS encoding enoyl-CoA hydratase/isomerase family protein, with translation MIDVDADGRIRTVTIDRPEARNALTEDGLEALEAAVADADEPVIYLRGRGPAFSAGADLNEVAALEGDRDRAAEFARLGQRVARTIEDSPAVVVAGIDGPARGGGLELALACDVRVGTPASTYGEPGVSFGLFGAWGGTVRLPRVLGEGDALEFALSGRSVDAEEALRMGLISRIEDDPRTVAAEIADNATDALAVLKRRLRDDGERATQERREAAAFADLVAAHADDVDALLE, from the coding sequence ATGATCGACGTCGACGCTGACGGACGGATTCGGACCGTGACGATCGACCGCCCCGAGGCACGCAACGCCCTCACCGAAGACGGCCTCGAGGCCCTCGAAGCGGCGGTCGCCGACGCCGACGAGCCCGTGATCTACCTGCGCGGGCGCGGACCGGCCTTTTCGGCCGGCGCGGATCTCAACGAAGTCGCGGCCCTCGAGGGGGATCGGGACCGCGCGGCCGAGTTCGCGCGGCTGGGACAGCGGGTCGCCCGAACGATCGAGGATTCGCCCGCGGTCGTCGTGGCGGGGATCGACGGCCCCGCGCGCGGCGGCGGGCTCGAGCTCGCGCTGGCCTGCGACGTCCGCGTCGGAACGCCCGCGTCGACCTACGGCGAGCCCGGCGTCAGCTTCGGCCTGTTCGGTGCCTGGGGCGGCACCGTCCGACTGCCTCGCGTCCTCGGCGAGGGCGACGCCCTCGAGTTCGCGCTCTCGGGACGGTCGGTCGACGCCGAGGAGGCCCTTCGAATGGGGCTGATATCGCGGATCGAGGACGACCCACGCACGGTCGCCGCGGAGATCGCCGACAACGCGACGGATGCGCTGGCGGTTCTCAAACGCCGGCTCCGGGACGACGGCGAACGCGCGACCCAGGAGCGACGCGAGGCCGCGGCCTTCGCCGATCTCGT